A genome region from Lucilia cuprina isolate Lc7/37 chromosome 3, ASM2204524v1, whole genome shotgun sequence includes the following:
- the LOC111681466 gene encoding probable arginine--tRNA ligase, cytoplasmic gives MSSLKREIDTLHELEQLTAELRAQIDDTKNGVGLEEHDEGLMKLQLENTKLKHRLAVLQNALENEKKSQSGSATKTFVPAVIPEQINEMISISDHLFDLFTNAIAKAYPQLAGTAAIISPVNANAAKFGDYQCNSAMSLAKTLKASGINKSPRDIAQEVLKQCQVSPVVEKMEVAGAGFINVFLKKTYAVEALANMLCAGVKAPKVKRQRVLVDFSSPNIAKEMHVGHLRSTIIGESISRLLEFMGHDVLRVNHLGDWGTQFGMLIAHLEDRFPNFLNESPPISDLQAFYKESKKRFDEDEEFKKRAYNRVVQLQSGEPNSTKAWTLICDVSRREFQKIYDRLDVHLTEKGESFYQSRMVDVVKFLESKNLLELDEGRKIMWATAEKDSIPLTIVKSDGGFTYDTSDMAAIRYRIEEEKVEWIIYVVDAGQNTHLKNIYLAAERCGILDPQKHRADHVQFGVVLGEDGKKFKTRSGDTVKLSDLLDEGLKRSLDKLLEKERDKVLTPEELKAAQESVAYGCIKYADLSHNRTNEYVFSFDKMLEDRGNTAVYLLYAYTRICSISRNSGEDFSDLAKVLQTNKIVLEHEKEWKLAKTLLKFPDILVKISKDLLLHLLCEYCYEVCTVFSEFYDNCYCIEKNKEGKIVKVNRSRILLCEATAAVLKQCFNILGLKPVAKI, from the exons ATGTCAAGTTTAAAGCGTGAAATTGATACATTACATGAATTA GAACAACTGACAGCTGAGCTGCGTGCGCAAATTGATGATACAAAGAACGGTGTCGGTTTGGAGGAACATGACGAAGGTCTGATGAAACTGCAGTTGGAAAATACAAAACTTAAACATCGTTTAGCTGTATTGCAAAAT GCTTtggaaaatgagaaaaaatcccAAAGTGGTAGTGCTACAAAGACTTTTGTTCCAGCGGTCATACCAGAACAAATCAATGAAATGATTTCTATAAGTGatcatttatttgatttatttacaaATGCCATTGCAAAAGCGTATCCACAATTAGCCGGTACTGCTGCGATTATTTCACCTGTTAACGCTAATGCTGCCAAGTTTGGTGATTACCAATGCAATAGTGCTATGTCTCTAGCTAAGACACTAAAAGCAAGTGGCATTAATAAGTCACCACGCGATATTGCCCAAGAGGTGCTGAAACAATGTCAAGTTTCACCGGTGGTTGAGAAAATGGAAGTAGCTGGTGCTGGTTTTATCAATGTGTTCCTCaagaa aaCTTATGCCGTGGAAGCTTTAGCCAACATGTTGTGTGCCGGTGTTAAGGCTCCCAAGGTTAAACGCCAACGTGTTCTGGTAGATTTCTCCTCGCCAAATATTGCCAAAGAAATGCATGTGGGACATTTGCGTTCCACCATTATTGGTGAATCGATTTCCCgtttattggaatttatggGTCACGATGTATTGCGTGTTAATCATTTAGGTGATTGGGGTACACAATTTGGCATGTTAATTGCTCATTTGGAAGACAGATTTCCCAATTTTCTTAATGAGAGTCCTCCCATAAGTGATTTGCAAGCTTTCTACAAAGAGTCCAAAAAGAG gttTGACGAAGATGAGGAATTCAAAAAACGCGCATATAATCGTGTAGTACAGTTACAAAGTGGTGAACCCAATTCAACTAAAGCCTGGACTTTAATATGCGATGTATCGCGTcgcgaatttcaaaaaatttacgatCGTTTAGATGTCCATCTTACCGAAAAGGGTGAATCATTTTACCAAAGCCGCATGGTAGATGTGGTTAAGTTCTTAGAATCTAAAAATCTATTAGAACTAGATGAGGGACGTAAAATTATGTGGGCTACCGCTGAGAAGGATTCTATACCCTTGACTATTGTAAAATCAGATGGCGGTTTCACTTATGATACTTCCGATATGGCTGCTATACGCTATAGAATCGAAGAAGAAAAAGTTGAATGGATAATCTATGTAGTAGATGCTGGACAAAATACTCATTTGAAGAATATTTACTTGGCTGCCGAAAGATGCGGTATTTTAGACCCACAAAAACATCGTGCCGATCATGTGCAATTCGGTGTAGTGCTGGGAGAAGATGGTAAGAAATTCAAGACACGCTCTGGGGATACTGTAAAATTATCCGATCTCTTGGATGAGGGCCTAAAGAGATCATTGGATAAACTTCTGGAAAAGGAGCGTGACAAGGTTCTAACTCCCGAAGAGCTTAAGGCTGCCCAAGAATCCGTAGCCTATGGTTGCATTAAATACGCCGATTTAAGTCATAATCGTACCAATGAATATGTATTCTCATTCGATAAAATGTTGGAAGATCGTGGCAATACTGCTGTTTATTTACTGTACGCCTACACACGTATTTGTTCGATATCACGCAACAGTGGTGAAGACTTTTCCGATTTGGCTAAAGTTTTACAAACCAACAAAATTGTATTAGAACATGAGAAGGAGTGGAAATTGGCAAAAACTTTGCTGAAATTCCCCGATATTTTGGTGAAAATTTCAAAGGACTTATTACTGCATCTACTCTGTGAATATTGTTACGAAGTGTGCACTGTATTTTCGGAATTCTACGATAATTGCTATTGCATCGAAAAGAACAAGGAAGGAAAAATTGTTAAGGTCAATCGTAGTCGCATTTTGTTGTGTGAAGCTACTGCTGCTGTATTGAAACAATGCTTCAATATTTTGGGTTTGAAACCTGTGGCCAAGATTTAA
- the LOC111681476 gene encoding uncharacterized protein LOC111681476 has protein sequence MQNFDMNMDFLFALLPPSNFQMTDEQLVLWQHNAFFECECDNFINRRIEADRQERAEYLSNYAINTAIQQHGLQRRRRRSEGNENEGNNVFIVHPPARRPRLRPLYYEVYEDAVAEAIRERGLVLRGRP, from the exons ATGCAAAATTTTGATATGAATATGGATTTTTTATTTGCACTGCTACCGCCATCAAATT TTCAAATGACCGATGAGCAGTTGGTGTTGTGGCAACATAATGCTTTTTTTGAATGTGAATgtgataattttataaatcgtCGCATTGAGGCAGATCGTCAGGAACGAGCCGAGTATTTGAGTAATTATGCTATTAATACTGCTATACAACAGCATGGTCTACAGAGACGACGTCGCCGCAGCGAGGGCAACGAAAATGAAGGAAATAATGTCTTCATAGTTCATCCACCGGCCAGACGTCCGCGTTTAAGGCCGCTTTACTATGAGGTATATGAAGATGCTGTGGCAGAAGCTATACGGGAAAGAGGTTTAGTTTTAAGAGGTAGaccttaa
- the LOC111681469 gene encoding BTB/POZ domain-containing protein KCTD5 — MTTVNINTRKSPNVFKKQGTDQWVKLNVGGQYFLTTKTTLSRDPNSFLSRLIQEDCDLISDRDETGAYLIDRDPKYFAPVLNYLRHGKLVLDGVSEEGVLEEAEFYNVTQLITLVKECITNRDQRPQADKKRVYRVLQCREQELTQMISTLSDGWRFEQLISVGPQYHSNYGAFDNNEFLCVVSKECGATSGREPELNDRAKVLQQKGSRILGI, encoded by the exons ATGACAACAGTTAATATAAATACTCGTAAAAGTCCTAATGTTTTTAAGAAACAGGGCACTGACCAATGGGTTAAACTGAATGTAGGTGGTCAATATTTTCTTACCACAAAAACTACACTCTCCCGTGATCCGAATTCATTTTTATCACGTTTAATACAGGAGGACTGTGATTTAATATCAGATCGG gaTGAAACGGGTGCCTACTTAATAGACCGAGATCCTAAATATTTTGCACCAGTTTTAAACTATTTGCGTCATGGAAAATTAGTATTAGATGGTGTCTCGGAGGAGGGAGTACTAGAAGAGGCTGAATTTTATAATGTCACACAACTGATAACGTTAGTGAAAGAGTGCATTACTAATAGAGATCAA agACCACAAGCTGACAAAAAGCGTGTATATCGTGTTTTGCAATGCCGTGAGCAAGAATTGACTCAG ATGATCTCAACACTCTCTGATGGTTGGAGATTTGAACAATTAATCAGTGTTGGCCCACAATATCATTCAAATTATGGTGCATTTGATAATAATGAATTTCTTTGTGTTGTCTCTAAAGAGTGTGGCGCAACAAGTGGTCGTGAGCCTGAACTAAATGATAGAGCAAAAGTATTGCAACAAAAAGGCTCTCGCAT tcttggaatttaa
- the LOC111681472 gene encoding protein-L-isoaspartate(D-aspartate) O-methyltransferase → MAWRSVGANNADLIRQLKEYRVIASDAVAEAMIATDRKFYSPRNPYMDAPQSIGHGVTISAPHMHAFAMEYLREHMKPGAHVLDVGSGSGYLTACFYRYIQNQGENTNTKIVGIEHQPELVGLSKENLNNDDPQMLQSGKLLIVEGDGRKGFPDHAPYNAIHVGAAAPETPNALIEQLAKGGRLIVPVGPEGGEQYMMQYDKDEDGNVKNTRLMGVMYVPLTDLRRS, encoded by the exons ATGGCCTGGCGTTCCGTTGGAGCTAACAATGCAGACCTTATACGTCAATTGAAAG aatatCGAGTAATTGCGTCTGATGCTGTAGCTGAGGCAATGATAGCAACTGACCGAAAATTTTATTCACCTCGTAACCCTTATATGGATGCTCCTCAAAGTATTGGACATGGTGTAACCATAAGTGCACCACATATG CATGCTTTTGCTATGGAGTATTTAAGGGAACATATGAAACCAGGTGCCCATGTTTTAGATGTTGGTTCCGGTTCGGGCTATTTAACAGCATGTTTTTATCGTTATATACAAAATCAGGGCGAAAATACCAACACTAAAATAGTGGGTATAGAACATCAACCGGAATTGGTGGGCCTAAGCAAGGAAAACCTAAACAACGATGATCCTCAAATGTTGCAGTCTGGAAAACTTTTAATTGTGG aggGTGATGGTCGTAAGGGTTTTCCAGATCATGCACCATATAATGCAATACATGTGGGTGCAGCTGCTCCAGAAACTCCAAATGCTTTAATAGAACAGTTGGCTAAGGGTGGAAGATTAATTGTACCAGTAGGTCCTGAAGGAGGTGAACAATATATGATGCAG TACGACAAAGATGAAGATGGCAATGTGAAAAATACACGTTTAATGGGCGTAATGTATGTACCATTAACTGATTTGCGTCGCTCCTGA
- the LOC111681474 gene encoding protein-L-isoaspartate(D-aspartate) O-methyltransferase-like, translated as MSFCKKYLFNNKLAPRNLNFFQRFLKMTWRAVGVNNADLIEKLKECGIVATESVAAAMTATDRKYYAPSNPYMDAPQGIGYGVTISAPHMHAFALEYLRDHLKPGCHVLDVGSGSGYLTACFYRYMQAQGENSNTKVVGIEHQPQLFIFSRKNLNNDDAQMLKSEKLIIVEGDGRKGFPEYAPYNAIHVGAAAPEKPSILIQQLAKGGRLIVPVGPELGQQYMMQYDKDKDGRVSETRLVGVMYVPLTDLRRN; from the exons AtgagtttttgcaaaaaatatttatttaacaataaattagcGCCTcgtaatctaaatttttttcaaagatttcTCAAAATGACTTGGAGGGCAGTAGGTGTGAATAATGCCGATCTTATAGAGAAATTAAAAG AATGTGGAATTGTTGCCACTGAAAGTGTAGCTGCTGCCATGACCGCTACAGATCGTAAATATTATGCACCTAGTAATCCTTATATGGATGCACCGCAAGGTATAGGTTATGGTGTAACTATTAGTGCACCACATATG CACGCCTTTGCTTTGGAATATTTAAGGGATCATTTGAAACCCGGTTGTCATGTTTTAGATGTTGGTTCGGGTTCTGGTTATTTAACAGCATGTTTCTATCGCTACATGCAGGCTCAGGGCGAAAATAGTAACACTAAAGTAGTGGGTATAGAACATCAaccacaattatttatt TTTAGCAGAAAAAATCTGAATAATGATGACGCCCAAATGCTCAAATCAGAAAAACTCATTATAGTAG AGGGTGATGGAAGAAAAGGCTTTCCAGAATATGCTCCTTATAATGCTATACATGTAGGTGCTGCGGCTCCAGAAAAGCCATCAATTTTAATACAACAATTGGCTAAAGGTGGACGTTTAATTGTACCTGTTGGCCCAGAGCTTGGACAACAATATATGATGCAG taCGATAAAGATAAGGATGGCAGGGTGAGTGAGACGCGTTTGGTGGGCGTAATGTATGTTCCTTTAACAGATTTGAGACGTAATTaa
- the LOC124418678 gene encoding uncharacterized protein LOC124418678 isoform X1, giving the protein MKSEIVDCNKLINNVEISTSNKITALEEENNCLHRRLNRTNIIVTGLPAGIDDLMPVIMKLGTIFDVPICTYDLQYICYMNNRKSILVKFNSIFVRDKIMSQYFKTRSLKVRDFVDGDVDLRVYLNDHYSPAASRLNMICKKLLRKDLIKKFRIMNSDRLRVKLTLPDDSEVVYSPSQCADLLDDGHILFFYNDAL; this is encoded by the exons ATGAAGAGTGAAATTGTGGATTGCAATAAGCTAATAAACAATGTCGAGATATCAACTTCCAACAAAATTACAGCGTTAGAGGAGGAAAATAATTGTCTGCATAGAAGACTTAACCGTACTAACATTATAGTTACTGGTTTGCCTGCCGGTATAGATGATCTGATGCCTGTTATTATGAAATTAGGAACAATATTTGATGTTCCAATTTGCACATATGACTTACAATATATTTGCTATATGAATAACAGGAAGTCTATTTTGGTGAAATTCAATAGTATCTTTGTTCGGGATAAAATAATGagtcaatattttaaaactcgGTCTTTGAAGGTTCGTGATTTTGTGGATGGAGATGTTGATTTAAGAGTCTATTTGAATGACCACTACTCTCCTGCTGCTAGCAGACTTAATATGATTTGCAAAAAGCTGCTTCGTAAAGACCTAATTAAAAAGTTCCGAATAATGAATAGTGACAGATTGAGAGTTAAATTAACATTACCGGATGATTCTGAGGTGGTCTATAGTCCTTCTCAATGTGCTGATTTGCTGGATGATGGCC atatcttgtttttttataatgatgCCTTATAA
- the LOC124418678 gene encoding uncharacterized protein LOC124418678 isoform X2 codes for MKSEIVDCNKLINNVEISTSNKITALEEENNCLHRRLNRTNIIVTGLPAGIDDLMPVIMKLGTIFDVPICTYDLQYICYMNNRKSILVRDFVDGDVDLRVYLNDHYSPAASRLNMICKKLLRKDLIKKFRIMNSDRLRVKLTLPDDSEVVYSPSQCADLLDDGHILFFYNDAL; via the exons ATGAAGAGTGAAATTGTGGATTGCAATAAGCTAATAAACAATGTCGAGATATCAACTTCCAACAAAATTACAGCGTTAGAGGAGGAAAATAATTGTCTGCATAGAAGACTTAACCGTACTAACATTATAGTTACTGGTTTGCCTGCCGGTATAGATGATCTGATGCCTGTTATTATGAAATTAGGAACAATATTTGATGTTCCAATTTGCACATATGACTTACAATATATTTGCTATATGAATAACAGGAAGTCTATTTTG GTTCGTGATTTTGTGGATGGAGATGTTGATTTAAGAGTCTATTTGAATGACCACTACTCTCCTGCTGCTAGCAGACTTAATATGATTTGCAAAAAGCTGCTTCGTAAAGACCTAATTAAAAAGTTCCGAATAATGAATAGTGACAGATTGAGAGTTAAATTAACATTACCGGATGATTCTGAGGTGGTCTATAGTCCTTCTCAATGTGCTGATTTGCTGGATGATGGCC atatcttgtttttttataatgatgCCTTATAA
- the LOC111681461 gene encoding tether containing UBX domain for GLUT4 isoform X2, with the protein MQFNPYKSENEIITIMESKVTVLTPNGRRQNVKVTPNTTILQILEEACKKHGFSSDEYCLKHHNKEVSLSQMFRFSGLPNNCLLEMYQTDKKRVAMVVDICVQTEDGSRKQAQFLPDDNLWHVLKEVIGEVELQKFASPVVLYMRQEILGRELLTKTSLKSLGIMEGRALLRLLDKQPEELKTQAMVYKPPAPKVVATTSEADDEKPKTSKSIVPGGSGFAITKDLVQSLKKASANETTETNIESNEVASSKTDKKVENLEPEKPKYDWGSAPGRSMRTSEIKMEVDENENLEPEIEPEYHILGERNALIYSLDSAQNQIEDLPDSFYDLTVNDLKLVLRDLKKIAAGNEDAPLLTEKLRELDDNNTMLRKIAQYKNCVIRIQFPDRHVLQGMFKPIDKISDVKEFTRTYLENGEKPFYLFTIPPKTKLDLNKTLLELDFVPNALVHFSLEDENDKTDKFIHSEFLNKLTPAEGAFYAASKLRY; encoded by the exons ATGCAATTTAATCCATACAAAAGTGAAAACgaaattattacaataatgGAATCTAAAGTTACCGTTCTAACGCCCAACGGAAGAagacaaaatgttaaagttaCTCCTAACActacaattttgcaaatattagaGGAAGCTTGCAAAAAACATGGGTTTTCCAGCGATGAATACTGTTTGAAACACCACAACAAGGAGGTGTCTTTGTCGCAAATGTTTCGCTTTAGTGGTTTACCCAATAATTGTCTGTTAGAAATGTATCAAACGGATAAGAAACGAGTGGCTATGGTAGTGGATATATGTGTTCAAACTGAAGATGGATCACGTAAACAAGCTCAATTTTTGCCCGACGATAATTTGTGGCATGTTCTGAAAGAAGTGATAGGAGAAGTTGAATTGCAGAAGTTCGCTAGTCCGGTAGTGCTTTATATGCGTCAAGAGATATTGGGAAGAGAACTATTAACAAAAACTTCACTGAAATCGTTGGGTATAATGGAGGGACGAGCCTTACTGCGTTTGCTGGACAAACAGCCGGAAGAATTAAAAAC ACAAGCCATGGTTTATAAACCTCCTGCACCTAAAGTTGTGGCAACAACTTCTGAGGCTGATgatgaaaaacctaaaacttCAAAGAGTATAGTGCCTGGTGGTAGTGGTTTTGCCATAACCAAAGACTTGGTACAATCTCTTAAAAAGGCATCAGCAAACGAAACAACTGAAACCAACATTGAAAGCAATGAAGTAGCCAGCAGTAAAACtgataaaaaagtagaaaatttagaACCAGAAAAACCCAAATATGACTGGGGTTCAGCACCAGGACGTTCGATGCGTACATCTGAAATAAAAATGGAGGtggatgaaaatgaaaatttagaacCAGAAATTGAACCCGAATATCATATA CTGGGAGAACGTAACGCCTTAATTTACTCCCTAGACTCGGCACAAAATCAAATAGAAGATTTACCCGATTCTTTTTATGATTTAACGGTCAATgatttgaaattagttttgcGCGATCTTAAAAAAATAGCCGCCGGCAATGAAGATGCACCACTGCTTACCGAAAAACTCCGTGAATTGGATGATAATAATACCATGCTTAGAAAAATTgcacaatataaaaattgtgtcaTTAGAATACAATTTCCTGATCGTCATGTTTTACAAGGCATGTTCAAACCAATCGATAAAATCTCAGATGTTAAGGAATTTACTAGAACCTATTTGGAGAATGGGGAAAAACCATTTTATTTGT TTACCATACCACCAAAAACTAAATTGGATTTGAATAAAACTTTGCTAGAATTGGATTTTGTACCAAATGCTTTAGTACATTTTTCGCTGGAGGATGAAAACGATAAAACAGATAAATTTATACATTCagaatttcttaataaattaacaCCAGCAGAAGGAGCTTTTTATGCAGCTAGCAAATTAAGGTATTAG
- the LOC111681461 gene encoding tether containing UBX domain for GLUT4 isoform X1 — protein sequence MQFNPYKSENEIITIMESKVTVLTPNGRRQNVKVTPNTTILQILEEACKKHGFSSDEYCLKHHNKEVSLSQMFRFSGLPNNCLLEMYQTDKKRVAMVVDICVQTEDGSRKQAQFLPDDNLWHVLKEVIGEVELQKFASPVVLYMRQEILGRELLTKTSLKSLGIMEGRALLRLLDKQPEELKTQAMVYKPPAPKVVATTSEADDEKPKTSKSIVPGGSGFAITKDLVQSLKKASANETTETNIESNEVASSKTDKKVENLEPEKPKYDWGSAPGRSMRTSEIKMEVDENENLEPEIEPEYHILGERNALIYSLDSAQNQIEDLPDSFYDLTVNDLKLVLRDLKKIAAGNEDAPLLTEKLRELDDNNTMLRKIAQYKNCVIRIQFPDRHVLQGMFKPIDKISDVKEFTRTYLENGEKPFYLFTIPPKTKLDLNKTLLELDFVPNALVHFSLEDENDKTDKFIHSEFLNKLTPAEGAFYAASKLRQHKHMHNKNVTDVPSPSTGAIPKRPRNDELNNK from the exons ATGCAATTTAATCCATACAAAAGTGAAAACgaaattattacaataatgGAATCTAAAGTTACCGTTCTAACGCCCAACGGAAGAagacaaaatgttaaagttaCTCCTAACActacaattttgcaaatattagaGGAAGCTTGCAAAAAACATGGGTTTTCCAGCGATGAATACTGTTTGAAACACCACAACAAGGAGGTGTCTTTGTCGCAAATGTTTCGCTTTAGTGGTTTACCCAATAATTGTCTGTTAGAAATGTATCAAACGGATAAGAAACGAGTGGCTATGGTAGTGGATATATGTGTTCAAACTGAAGATGGATCACGTAAACAAGCTCAATTTTTGCCCGACGATAATTTGTGGCATGTTCTGAAAGAAGTGATAGGAGAAGTTGAATTGCAGAAGTTCGCTAGTCCGGTAGTGCTTTATATGCGTCAAGAGATATTGGGAAGAGAACTATTAACAAAAACTTCACTGAAATCGTTGGGTATAATGGAGGGACGAGCCTTACTGCGTTTGCTGGACAAACAGCCGGAAGAATTAAAAAC ACAAGCCATGGTTTATAAACCTCCTGCACCTAAAGTTGTGGCAACAACTTCTGAGGCTGATgatgaaaaacctaaaacttCAAAGAGTATAGTGCCTGGTGGTAGTGGTTTTGCCATAACCAAAGACTTGGTACAATCTCTTAAAAAGGCATCAGCAAACGAAACAACTGAAACCAACATTGAAAGCAATGAAGTAGCCAGCAGTAAAACtgataaaaaagtagaaaatttagaACCAGAAAAACCCAAATATGACTGGGGTTCAGCACCAGGACGTTCGATGCGTACATCTGAAATAAAAATGGAGGtggatgaaaatgaaaatttagaacCAGAAATTGAACCCGAATATCATATA CTGGGAGAACGTAACGCCTTAATTTACTCCCTAGACTCGGCACAAAATCAAATAGAAGATTTACCCGATTCTTTTTATGATTTAACGGTCAATgatttgaaattagttttgcGCGATCTTAAAAAAATAGCCGCCGGCAATGAAGATGCACCACTGCTTACCGAAAAACTCCGTGAATTGGATGATAATAATACCATGCTTAGAAAAATTgcacaatataaaaattgtgtcaTTAGAATACAATTTCCTGATCGTCATGTTTTACAAGGCATGTTCAAACCAATCGATAAAATCTCAGATGTTAAGGAATTTACTAGAACCTATTTGGAGAATGGGGAAAAACCATTTTATTTGT TTACCATACCACCAAAAACTAAATTGGATTTGAATAAAACTTTGCTAGAATTGGATTTTGTACCAAATGCTTTAGTACATTTTTCGCTGGAGGATGAAAACGATAAAACAGATAAATTTATACATTCagaatttcttaataaattaacaCCAGCAGAAGGAGCTTTTTATGCAGCTAGCAAATTAAG ACAACACAAACATATGCATAACAAAAATGTTACCGATGTTCCAAGTCCCTCCACTGGTGCCATACCAAAACGGCCTAGGAATgatgaattaaataataaataa